The following coding sequences are from one Microcebus murinus isolate Inina chromosome 31, M.murinus_Inina_mat1.0, whole genome shotgun sequence window:
- the LOC142865676 gene encoding uncharacterized protein LOC142865676: MELSVLRCPPFSARGAFSPSSSRMALACDLPIDRRIHTGEKPYKCEECGKAFIHCSNLTQHKRIHSGEKPYKCEECGKGFTQCTQLTKHKRIHSGEKPYKCEECGKAFTHCSSLTQHKRIHSGEKPYKCEECGKGFTQRTHITQHKRIHSGEKPYKCEECGKAFTHCSNLTQHKRIHSGEKPYKCEECGKGFTQCTQLTKHKRIHSGEKPYKCEECGKAFTHCSSLTQHKRIHSGEKPYKCEECGKGFTQRTHITQHKRIHSGEKPYKCEECGKAFTHCSNLTQHKRIHSGEKTYKCEECGKAFIQIGDLNRHKRIHSGEKPYKCEECGKAFTQCTNLTLHKRIHSGEKPYKCEECGKAFIQCTHLTLHKRIHTGEKAYKCEECGKAFTHCSNLTRHKRIHSRKKPYKCEICGKAFTLCTHLTSHKTIHTGEKP, translated from the exons ATGGAATTGTCTGTGCTGAGATGCCCCCCTTTCAGTGCCAGGGGTGCATTTTCACCCAGCTCCAGTAGGATGGCCTTAGCTTGTGATCTTCCCATTGACAG gagaattcacacaggagagaaaccctacaaatgtgaagaatgtggcaaagcttttatccattgctcaaaccttactcaacataaaagaattcatagtggagaaaaaccatacaaatgtgaagaatgtggcaaaggctttacccagtgcacacaacttactaaacataaaagaattcatagtggagagaaaccatataaatgtgaagaatgtggcaaagcttttacccattgctcaagccttactcaacataaaagaattcatagtggagaaaaaccatacaaatgtgaagaatgtgggaaaggctTTACCCAGCGCACACacattactcaacataaaagaattcatagtggagagaaaccatataaatgtgaagaatgtggcaaagcttttacccattgctcaaaccttactcaacataaaagaattcatagtggagaaaaaccatacaaatgtgaagaatgtggcaaaggctttacccagtgcacacaacttactaaacataaaagaattcatagtggagaaaaaccatataaatgtgaagaatgtggcaaagcttttacccattgctcaagccttactcaacataaaagaattcatagtggagaaaaaccatacaaatgtgaagaatgtgggaaaggctTTACCCAGCGCACACacattactcaacataaaagaattcatagtggagagaaaccatataaatgtgaagaatgtggcaaagcttttacccattgctcaaaccttactcaacataaaagaattcatagtggagaaaaaacatacaaatgtgaagaatgtgggaaag cctttatccagatTGGAGACCTGaatcgacataaaagaattcatagtggagagaaaccctacaaatgtgaagaatgtggcaaagcctttacccagtgcacaaacctcactctacataaaagaattcatagtggagagaaaccctacaaatgtgaggaatgtggcaaagcctttatccagtgtacacaccttactctacataaacgaattcatacaggagagaaagcctacaaatgtgaggaatgtggcaaagcctttacccactGCTCAAACCTTACACgtcataaaagaattcatagtagaaagaaaccttacaaatgtgagatatgtggcaaagcctttaccctgtgTACACACCTTACTTCTCATAAAacaatccatactggagagaaaccctag